A stretch of DNA from Kwoniella mangroviensis CBS 8507 chromosome 1 map unlocalized Ctg01, whole genome shotgun sequence:
CGGTCTTCTCACCTtcgtttcttttcctttgcCCTTTCCGCCATCTTTGGATGGTAAGGGAGTTTGATCATAATTATctaaagcatcttcatcagataGGTTATCATCCACGACGAACGCTGCTGATGCTGCGCGTCGTTTCTCATTGTTTATGGCAGAAGAGGGGTTTTCAAGTGATAGAGATGGGTCGACGAGTGTAGGTGGGGGTGCAAATGTAGTGGTCAAATGAGGAGTCTACATATTCTCTTCAGTTTCAGTAAGTAATCGGGCGGGATTTGTGAAGTATATACTCGCAAGTATGTTGACGCCCTTCTTAGTGACGAAGAGACACTGCCCATCATCGTTCCACGAGACATTGTGATGTGAAGTCGAGGGGATGGTCCCAGGGAATATACGTGATGTCAGAATGGTCGGAGGGATGTCGTACGTATCGATCGTCATCGTGAGTATGATCGCAGCACCCTCAGATTGTAGTTTCACATCcatgaggttgaggtagtCAAGAGGTCATCGTTTTGACGACAAGCTGGTAAATGTGTTGAATGGTCAACAAGTCGCGTTCTTCTTACGTAAACTGAAAGTGGCGATTTTGCCTGAAGCTTGTGACGTCACGGTGTGTCCATACATGTATGTTGTGCATGTCAACCCAATATTTTATTTGATTGCTGTTACCGCCACTGCGTCTCGCTTTTAACACACTTCTCACGTTCAACACACATTTGACACACGTCTAACACTCTCTTCTACACCCCCGCTTATCATAAAGTACGCTTATCATCGATTAACGCTTATCGTCAAGTCCGTCATGCCAGCTTCGACAACACCATCTCTAGCATCAAGGCAACGACCGACGCCCTACAGCATTCCTGCATCGGCATCCACATCTGAATTCATTCCCTCCCCTTCTCAAGCCAACTTCAGACTCATAGGCCACCACAGCTGTTCATTGGCATCTCTTGGCGACTCCGATCAAACTGCTGTTCTCCAGAAAGCCTTACAGGTAGCTAAGGCTTTCGTATGGTCTCCTCTAGGGTTGGACATCACCCATGCCGCCCTTATGTGTAACGAGCCGCCCAGAGAAAAAGGTGCACCTGCTGTACCCATGTACGACTGGACCACAGCTACTCTTCATCCCGATAAAATGAAATCGCTGGAAGACTTTAAAAGCAGTACCGAACTTGAGACAGTGGTGAACACAAAAACGAAAGATTACGCCTTCGTTGATACCGATGAACCAACCACTATACACATACAATACGCAGTGAGTACACTTATTCTTTCTGGCTaaccttttccttttccgttagatcatctcgatatcgTCATGATCTGAATATCGTCCCGAGAGCATCTATCAGGGGTATGCTGACTATGTGACTTGACTGTAGCTCGTAGCTGCAGGTGGCAAGGCATATTCTCTTAGAGAAGCTCACCCAGACGTTGCGGCAGGACATATCCTTTTTTTAGCCGTGACCTTAGCTCACGAACTACAACATGTAATCAGACTAGCATCGGTGAGCCCTTCCTTCTACGGTATTCCTTGTTTCACATGCACGTCTTGGATTCGCCCTTCGGTATAGGTATTTAGGCTGATACATGCATTACAGCTCGGCCTCTTACACGATACACCGCCTTCTTTATGGGACTTGATGCATAGTCGCCCTGCCGttctgaaggagaaggacgAGAAGGATCAGGAAATAACGAAAGAGGTCATTTGGGGGGAGGGTGAGTATTACTTCGAGACAGCCTTTCTTGGCGGAAGATTAGATGCGTACTTgaaggatcatcctcttttcGAAGTAGGTCATCTTTCATGGCAGTCGGTTCTGTCCTCTCTGCATGGAGGTAAGGtatcgatcgaagctgatgtcGAATCCAGGATCAAATAGATTACCTGGGGATCAGCTTTATGCAAGGCGGTAAACGATACTCCTTACAGATCCCCCCGATCTTCATTCGTCAATTGGTTGATAGTTAGTCTCttttatatatatatacgtatgAATGCTCACAGAACGCTATAACAGCACCGGAACAATGCGCTGATATCTTACCATTGACGAGACATCGTTCTAAGGCCATAGAGGGCTATCTATCCGGAGACCGTCTACGAGAACGAGAACCAGAGCCGCAAGTTGCCACACGACGAATCGTGAATCCGAATTACTTCGTCAACATCTCGCCCTCACCATCCCCTAAGAAAGCCAAAGCACCTCAACATTTCACGAACTTCGAAGACAAATTGGCATATATGGAGGAATTGAAAGTACAACACAGGAAATTTGCCCCTGATCAAAGCTTGCCTGTAATTGAGTTCGACGGTCTCTCTGACGACCGATGTGGCACAAAGCGATTGATCGTAGGACGAACATAGATGCATCACGAAATAGGATGTGAGACATGAAATTAGACTGAGATATGAGAGTGTTTGTTAATTTATCCAGGTTGTATCAATGACGTTTCGTAGAATGACTCAATTATGAAATGGTTGTCTGTAATCAAACTCGTTGTAATGCATGTGAGATCCGAATATGTATATGGTGATTATACCAATGCCAAACTCAACACGAATCTCTCATTCTCCGCCAAATCTTCTGaatctttcgatctcttctcCGTCTCTATGATTTCTTTATCATTTGATTTCTGGGACAGCTCCACGGGGACATTACCTAAAGTCTTTAAGAGGTATTCTTCCTGTTGGGCAATAGCGGGTTTCAGATAATCCTGTTCGTTCTCATCCACTGTATAGTAAATTTCGACTTTGTCGGAAGGtttcaatccagcttcttttCTTAACTTGTTCACTCTTGATGTAAGAGATCGAAGTAAAGCCAAGGTCTCCAATTCGGGATGACGCTGAATATCCAATACGATGATCACATCATTATCCGATGCAGTATCGAACTTATTGTCTTCCGGATTGACCTCGGCGAATCGAGTGACAATCAGATCACCCTCAACAAGTTCTACCCCATTCACCGATACTTTACCCTCGTTGACATACTGTTTGCATTCCTCAGTTGTCATCTTGGGTAGATGCGATCTGACCTTTCCTAAAtcctttctcaacttcttacCTAACGTGGGCCAATCGGCCGTAGCTCGGTATTTGATACCCGTCTTTGACTCGTCGGTAGTGTAGACGATATTGACCACATTGAGTTCCGCAGCGATATACGATTCGAGCGATTTAACATCATCAAGGTATTCTTGATCatgatggaagatgacaagCTCCTTCAATGGGATCTTGACCTTCAATGTCTTTCGATCTCGAATCAATCGACCGAGATCGATGACTGCTCGCATTCGTTTCACTTGTCTTTCAATGACCAGGTCGAAGTATTCTTGTCGGACAGatgggaagggaaggaaatGGATGGATCGTACGTCTTGGTTGGTGTCTTTCGGCGCGGGAGAAGTGGGTCGAAGGGCTTGGTAGACTGTTTCACTGGTGAAGGGGGTGAATGAGGACTAAAAGGGTGACGTATGTTAGCATATTGTATGACCCAGAGGTACAGAGCCATCTCACCATAGTCAGACACAATGTGTACAGAGCCTCGTACAGTGTATTCAAGGCCGCGCGAGTATCTTCAACACCTCCGATACCCTTCAATCTTGTTCGGTTGAATCGGATGTACCAGTTGGTCAAATCGGCAATGAAGTCAAGCAATCGTGGGATGACGGTGTAGAGTCGGTAAGCTATGTGGGGTAGATATCAGCGAACTGTCCTCTCTGTGACGCGACTacgatgactcacctcccatctcAGTGTCAACATGCTGGATCAGAGTCTGGCAAGTAGCCAAAATCCATCGATCCATAACattagatgatttgggtgcATCATGATCATAGACAAACTTCTCTCCTGTAGTTCGTTCGAAAAGTTCAGCTTGTCCAAGATAGAAATTGAGGGAGTTGATCCATTTGAGAATGACGTTGGCCAAGATCTCTCgtacaccttcttctctgaaTCTCAGGTTATCGGCTCTCACTACGGGCGAGTTTACCAAGAACAATCGGACACAATCGGCACCGTATTTGTTGACTACTTCCATAGGATCAGGGTAGTTCTTGAGCTTCTTGgacatcttctttccgtCACTATAGACAATAAcatgattgatcagcttcggtTTTTTACGTGTAGCATATATAGCTGACTCACGCAGCCAACACAAGACCAGTGACGATCAAATTCTTCCATGGAGCGGTATCGTAAAGGTGAGTACCAAGTACCAACAAGGTGTAGAACCAACCTCGAGTTTGGTCGATACCTTCAGAGACGAAATCGGCAGGATAAGATTTCTGGAACCGATCTTGATTTTCGAATGGATAGTGAGATTGGGCGTAAGGCATCGATCCAGATTCGAACCAACAGTCGAACACTTCCTCGATTCTTCTcaatttacctttaccttgtTGCGAGGGGATTTCGATGTTATCGATACTTTCTCTGTGCAGGTCTTTGATGCCAGTCACGCCGGAAAGCTTTTCGAGCTCAGCGATGGAGCCGACAGCGACG
This window harbors:
- a CDS encoding isoleucine-tRNA ligase, whose protein sequence is MSFPAHDPSKPISIPKTEEDVLKYWTDIDAFKTSQKLSEGKPEYSFYDGPPFATGKPHYGHLLAGTIKDIVTRHAHSTGHHVERRFGWDTHGLPVEHEIDKTLNIKGKEDVMAMGIDKYNAACREIVMRYSGEWKSTVERMGRWIDFDTGYKTLDPTFMESVWWVFGQLWQKGQVYRGLRVMPYSTGCTTPLSNFEAGEDYRMTSDPAVTVTFPLVDDPSTSLLAWTTTPYTLPSNLALCVHPDFTYIKIYDYERDQNFILLESLLGTVYKELAGGKKDAKKDKDAKPKFKKVGQFVGKDMVGWRYIPMFDHFTEQYEDRAFRVLSDTYVTDTSGTGIVHQAPAFGEDDHRIAVAHNVVRDDEIPPCPIDESGKFTAEVPEYQGKHVKEADPVIIKELQKKGRLIVRSDIMHSYPFCWRSGTPLIYRAIPSWFIRVANISDKLVANNEKTRWVPANVGEGRFGGWIRNARDWNISRNRYWGTPIPLWVSEDYEEIVAVGSIAELEKLSGVTGIKDLHRESIDNIEIPSQQGKGKLRRIEEVFDCWFESGSMPYAQSHYPFENQDRFQKSYPADFVSEGIDQTRGWFYTLLVLGTHLYDTAPWKNLIVTGLVLAADGKKMSKKLKNYPDPMEVVNKYGADCVRLFLVNSPVVRADNLRFREEGVREILANVILKWINSLNFYLGQAELFERTTGEKFVYDHDAPKSSNVMDRWILATCQTLIQHVDTEMGAYRLYTVIPRLLDFIADLTNWYIRFNRTRLKGIGGVEDTRAALNTLYEALYTLCLTMSSFTPFTSETVYQALRPTSPAPKDTNQDVRSIHFLPFPSVRQEYFDLVIERQVKRMRAVIDLGRLIRDRKTLKVKIPLKELVIFHHDQEYLDDVKSLESYIAAELNVVNIVYTTDESKTGIKYRATADWPTLGKKLRKDLGKVRSHLPKMTTEECKQYVNEGKVSVNGVELVEGDLIVTRFAEVNPEDNKFDTASDNDVIIVLDIQRHPELETLALLRSLTSRVNKLRKEAGLKPSDKVEIYYTVDENEQDYLKPAIAQQEEYLLKTLGNVPVELSQKSNDKEIIETEKRSKDSEDLAENERFVLSLALV